The sequence AGGCTGCCGTAAAAGGCCTGGCGGGCGCCGAGGAAGGTGTCCAGCTTGGCGGCATCGGCAAGTGCCGGCACGGTGACGGCTTCGCCCCTGGCCAGGCCGACAAGCGCGGCATCGACCATATCGTCGGCGGACATGATGATTTCCTTCGGAAGCTGGTCGATATCGCTGCCGGCCAGTTCCCAGAAATCGGTCCGGGTCGCGCCGGGAAGCACCACCTGCACCTTCACGCCAGTACCCGCCACCTCGCGGTGCAGCGCCTCGGTGAAGTTGACGACATAGGCCTTGGTGCCGCTGTAGATGCCGCCGAACGAGGTTTCATAGGCGAGCACCGAGGCGATGTTGACGATGGCGCCGCGGTTGCGCGCCAGAAGACCCGGCAGCACCGCACGGGTCAAACGGGTCAAGGCGATGACATTGACCTTGATCATGCGTTCGGCCGCGTCGGCGTCGGCCGTTGCCACCACCTGCTGGCCGCCAAGGCCGGCATTGTTGACCAGCAGCGTCACGCTGTCGTCGGCCGATATCGCCTGCTCGACGCGGCGCACATCATCGTCGTCGGAGAGATCGGCGCTGATCACGCTGACCTTGCGGTCGTAGGCGTAACGCAGCTTCTCGGCCAGTTCCTCGAGCCGGTCGGCGCGCCGCGCTACCAGCACGAGATCATAGCCCTGCCCTGCCAGCCTGTCCGCATAGATCGCGCCGATGCCAGACGACGCGCCGGTGACGACCGCCGTGCCCTTGTTTGCCTGTCCACTCATTGTCCTGTTCCTTCTGTCTCTGTTCGCTTCGAACTGGCAGCCGTCGCCGCAGGCATTCGCCTCGGCTCGCCGGCGCGCCGCCTGATTGAGTTAGTGGCATATGCCACTTTCGACGAAGTAGGCATATGCCACTATCTTGTCAATAAGTGTGTTCGGGATTATTTGTCGGGCAGCGGCCGGACAGAATTTTCACCGGTGCCGAGGAACCACCATGCCGAAAGACACGCTGCCCGGGCTGACAGCCTGCAACTACGCCTTGCTGCGGCGCGCGACGCGCAAGCTCGGCCAGTTCTATGACGACGTGCAGGCCCCGTCCGGCCTCAAGGCCACGCAGCAAGGCCTGCTCTACCAGATCCACATCGGCGACGAACCGGCCATGGGCGCCATTGCCGCTGCCCTGGTCATGGACCTTTCGGCGCTCGGCCACACGCTGAAGCCGCTGATCCGCGACGGTTTTGTCGAGACCTTCGCCGATCCGGACGACCGCCGCATCAAGCGGGTACGGCTGACCCAGCAAGGGCTGGTCAAGCTCGATGAGGCGATGAAGCTGTGGCAGGTCGCCCAGCAACGCTTCGAAGAAGTGGCGGGTAAGGAAAAGGCGGAACGCCTGCGCGCCGTGCTGGATGACATCAGCGCGCTGGACTTTGATTTGCCGCCGGCTACCTAAGCAATGCCAGGAAAAGTGTGAAACGGTTTTCCGTCGGGAATTGCGTCAAAATGGATTGGCAGCCGACGGCTTTCGAAGAGACTATTCGGCCGGCATCGCGACCGGCCGTGCCGCCCAGCGGCCGGCCAGCACGATGCCCAGCCCGATCAACGGGAAGGCAGCCGCGACCAAACCGAGATCGACCGGCGCGCCGTAGCGCAGCACACCACCGCCGACCACCGCGCCAAGCGCCACCCCGAGATAGAGCGCCGACCCGTTGAGCGACAGCACGATCGGCGCGGCATCAGGCGCCAGCTTGATGATGCGGCTGGCCTGCGCCGGCGGGAACGCCCAGCCGACGATGCCCCAC comes from Mesorhizobium japonicum MAFF 303099 and encodes:
- a CDS encoding SDR family NAD(P)-dependent oxidoreductase yields the protein MSGQANKGTAVVTGASSGIGAIYADRLAGQGYDLVLVARRADRLEELAEKLRYAYDRKVSVISADLSDDDDVRRVEQAISADDSVTLLVNNAGLGGQQVVATADADAAERMIKVNVIALTRLTRAVLPGLLARNRGAIVNIASVLAYETSFGGIYSGTKAYVVNFTEALHREVAGTGVKVQVVLPGATRTDFWELAGSDIDQLPKEIIMSADDMVDAALVGLARGEAVTVPALADAAKLDTFLGARQAFYGSLHADKPAARYAA
- a CDS encoding MarR family winged helix-turn-helix transcriptional regulator; translation: MPKDTLPGLTACNYALLRRATRKLGQFYDDVQAPSGLKATQQGLLYQIHIGDEPAMGAIAAALVMDLSALGHTLKPLIRDGFVETFADPDDRRIKRVRLTQQGLVKLDEAMKLWQVAQQRFEEVAGKEKAERLRAVLDDISALDFDLPPAT